DNA sequence from the Candidatus Kaistella beijingensis genome:
TACGGGATATTTTTCTAATGTATAATAATAAATAATATGATTTTTGTCAGTTTTCAAAAATTCATCAATTGTCACCAAAACATTAAGACCTGTCCCAAAACCGAGTTCTAAAATATGAATTTCGTAATTATTTTTTAAATTTAATCCATATTTAATAAATACATGTTTTGCTTCTTGAAGTGCACCATGATGGGAATGATAGTTCTCATTTAAATCACTGATATATAAAGTTTTACTTCCGTCTGAAGTGGTTTTGATTTCTCTGTTCATCGCAAATTTTTTCAAAATTAATTTAATATTTTGATATTTAAAAAATTATTTTAAATTTGTAGAACATCAACAAAAATTTTAAAAATGATAATTCAAAAATCTACCAATCCGAGAATTTCAACATTCGATCCTCATAATTTTTCTTTCGGAAACACCTTTATCGACCACATGGTAATTTGTGAGTACGAAAACGGGAGATGGGGCGATGTGAAATTGGTTCCGTACGGTCCGCTTCCTTTTTCTCCCGCAATGATGGGCGTGAATTACGGACAGGCTTGTTTCGAGGGAATGAAGGCGTACAAAGACAAAGATGGTCAGGTTTTTTTATTCAGACCGGAAAAGAATTTTTCTAGAATCAACAAATCCGCGACTAGACTTGCAATGCCGGAAGTGTCGGAAGAAATGTTTTTGGAAGGATTAAAAGCGTTGGTTGATATCGACAGAGATTGGATTCCTCACGGAGAAGGAATGTCTTTATATATTCGACCGCTAATTTTCGCGACGGAAGAAGCTTTGAAAGCAAGAATCGCTAATAAATATATGTTTGCAATCGTGGCAACTCCTGCGAAAAGCTATTATACAGAACCGGTTTCTGTGAAAATTTCAGATTTCTATTCAAGAGCGGCAAACGGTGGAGTAGGTTCTGCAAAAGCTGCAGGAAACTACGCGGCATCTTTCTATCCAACAAAATTGGCGATTGAGGAGGGTTACGAACAAATTATTTGGACGGACGATTCTACCCACGAATATTTTGAGGAAAGTGGAACGATGAACGTTTTCGTGAGAATTAATGACACGATTTATACACCGCCAACTTCAGAAAAAATTCTTGATGGTGTAACCAGAGACAGTTTCATTCAGTTGGCGAAACACAGAGGAATAGAGGTGAAAATCGAGCCTGTTTCCGTAAAAGCTGTTGTGGAAGCACATAAAAACGGAACTTTAAAAGAAGTTTGGGGAGTTGGAACTGCTGTGGTAACAAGCGTTTTCCAAGCTTTGGGTTATAAGGGTGAAAAATTGGAATTGCCGAAATTGCCTGCTGAAGAAAGTTACGCATTAACTTTACAGAAAGATTTGGTGGATATTCAAACCAACAATTCGGAGGATCCTTTCGGATGGAGGGTTTTAGTTGAAAAAAACGTCATGGAAACGGCTTAATCTTCCATTAAAATAAAATAGAAAACCGGGAAAAATTTTCGCCCGGTTTTTTCGTTTTAGAATGTGGTGCGAATTCCTTATTTTCGCAAAAGTTTTTATGAAAAAATTGATTTTGTTTTCGTCATTAATGATAATTGGTTGTGCGCAGAACAATCAGGCTCATCCGCCCGTTGGAGGAATTTTAAGTCAGGAAGATTTGAATGTTTCGAAGAATCGGGCAAAAAATTTAAACCAAACAGAACGAATTCAAATTCAGGATTGGATCAATAATCAGAATGAAAAATTTTATCCGATGAGTCTAAATTATTGGGTAAATATCGAAAATTTAAGTCAGAAAAACAGAAAAGCAGACGGAGAAGAAATTTCCTATCAATATGTTCTTTACGATTTCGACAACGTAAAGCTGTATGAAGTTCCAAAAAAAAATCTCAATGTACAATTCGGAAAATTTGAAGATTTGAAGGCAGTTGAAGACGCTTTGAGATATTTGGAAAAAAATCAGGAAGCCACACTTTTAGTCCCTTCAGTTTTAGCATTCGGAACTTACGGTGATAACGATAAAATCCCGAACGACATGCCTTTAATCATTAAAATAAAAGTACTTTAAAAATTAGTATTCATGATAAAAAAGAGTTTTTTAATCGCTTTGGCGATATCTTTAACAAGTTGTACCCCAATTTATAAAAAAATGAACGTAGACAAAGAAACTTACGAAAGTCTGAAAGACGGACTTTATGCCAATTTCCAAACTTCCAAAGGAAATATGATTGTGAAATTCGAAGACAAAAAAGCACCGGTTACCGTTGCGAATTTTGTTGGTTTGGCGGAAGGAAAAATTGATAACACCGCAAAAGCGAAAGGAGTTCCATTTTATGACGGAACGATTTTCCACAGAGTCATCAAAGATTTCATGATTCAGGGAGGCGATCCAAAAGGAACAGGAATGGGCGATCCGGGATATAAATTCGAGGACGAAAAAAATGATTTGCAACACACCGGAAAAGGAATTCTTTCCATGGCAAATTCAGGACCGAATACAAACGGTTCCCAGTTTTTCATCACCGAAGTGGCGACACCTTGGTTGGATGGAAGACACACGATTTTCGGCCAAGTAGTAAAAGGCGAAAATGTAATCGATGCGATTGCAAATGTTGAAAAAGGCGCTCAAGACAAACCAAAGACAGATGTTGTTTTAGAGAAAGTTTCTGTTTTCAGCAAAGGTGACGAATATAAAAATTACGATGCCGCTAAAGTTTTTAATGAAGGAAAAG
Encoded proteins:
- a CDS encoding branched-chain amino acid aminotransferase, whose protein sequence is MIIQKSTNPRISTFDPHNFSFGNTFIDHMVICEYENGRWGDVKLVPYGPLPFSPAMMGVNYGQACFEGMKAYKDKDGQVFLFRPEKNFSRINKSATRLAMPEVSEEMFLEGLKALVDIDRDWIPHGEGMSLYIRPLIFATEEALKARIANKYMFAIVATPAKSYYTEPVSVKISDFYSRAANGGVGSAKAAGNYAASFYPTKLAIEEGYEQIIWTDDSTHEYFEESGTMNVFVRINDTIYTPPTSEKILDGVTRDSFIQLAKHRGIEVKIEPVSVKAVVEAHKNGTLKEVWGVGTAVVTSVFQALGYKGEKLELPKLPAEESYALTLQKDLVDIQTNNSEDPFGWRVLVEKNVMETA
- a CDS encoding FKBP-type peptidyl-prolyl cis-trans isomerase, encoding MKKLILFSSLMIIGCAQNNQAHPPVGGILSQEDLNVSKNRAKNLNQTERIQIQDWINNQNEKFYPMSLNYWVNIENLSQKNRKADGEEISYQYVLYDFDNVKLYEVPKKNLNVQFGKFEDLKAVEDALRYLEKNQEATLLVPSVLAFGTYGDNDKIPNDMPLIIKIKVL
- a CDS encoding peptidylprolyl isomerase; the encoded protein is MNVDKETYESLKDGLYANFQTSKGNMIVKFEDKKAPVTVANFVGLAEGKIDNTAKAKGVPFYDGTIFHRVIKDFMIQGGDPKGTGMGDPGYKFEDEKNDLQHTGKGILSMANSGPNTNGSQFFITEVATPWLDGRHTIFGQVVKGENVIDAIANVEKGAQDKPKTDVVLEKVSVFSKGDEYKNYDAAKVFNEGKGKIQENNKAITAKMEAEKKRKEEEFAANQQKLVDELKAGMQSTPSGLYYKITKTTNGVAPKAGDQVSVHYAGKLVDGSEFDSSFKRNQPIDIPIGMGQVIKGWDEGILLLKEGETATLLIPSELGYGARGAGGVIPPNAWLVFDVELVKVKSNAVK